From Cricetulus griseus strain 17A/GY chromosome 1 unlocalized genomic scaffold, alternate assembly CriGri-PICRH-1.0 chr1_0, whole genome shotgun sequence, a single genomic window includes:
- the Etv3 gene encoding ETS translocation variant 3 isoform X1, producing the protein MKAGCSIVEKPEGGGGYQFPDWAYKTESSPGSRQIQLWHFILELLQKDEFRHVIAWQQGEYGEFVIKDPDEVARLWGRRKCKPQMNYDKLSRALRYYYNKRILHKTKGKRFTYKFNFNKLVMPNYPFINIRSSGVVPQSAPPVPTASSRFHFPPLDTHSPTGDVQPGRFSASTLSASGPESGGTTDRKVEPSDLEDGSASDWHRGLDFMPSRNVLSGGGIGHQKRKPEVMLPLFTRPAMYPDPHSPFAISPVPGRGGVLNVPISPALSLTPTMFSYSPSPGLSPFTSSSCFSFNPEEMKHYLHSQACSVFNYHLSPRTFPRYPGLMVPPLQCQMHPEESSQFSIKLQPPPAGRKNRERAENSEESTHGSAPTSTSVPPRIKVEPISEKDSESLRHSTQEKEEHSQEVGTVLTRTIEEGKSTVFAHPSPTWPSVSISTPSDEPLEGTEDSEDKSGKEPSVPEKKEDALMPPKLRLKRRWNDDPEARELSKTGKFLWNGAGPQGLATAATAAADA; encoded by the exons ATGAAAGCAGGCTGTAGCATCGTGGAAAAGCCAGAAGGAGGTGGAG GGTATCAGTTTCCTGACTGGGCCTACAAAACAGAGTCATCGCCAGGCTCCAGGCAGATCCAGCTGTGGCATTTCATCCTGGAACTGCTGCAGAAGGACGAGTTCCGCCATGTCATCGCCTGGCAGCAGGGAGAGTATGGGGAGTTTGTCATCAAGGATCCAGACGAAGTGGCTCGCCTCTGGGGCCGCAGGAAGTGCAAACCACAGATGAACTATGACAAGCTGAGCCGGGCCCTCAG ATACTATTACAACAAGAGGATACTTcacaaaacaaaagggaaaaggtTTACTTACAAGTTTAACTTCAACAAGCTGGTGATGCCCAACTACCCTTTCATCAACATTCGCTCAAGTG GTGTGGTTCCTCAGAGTGCACCACCAGTGCCGACAGCCTCGTCCCGGTTCCATTTCCCACCTCTAGACACACATTCTCCTACTGGTGATGTGCAGCCAGGGCGGTTCTCAGCTAGCACCCTGAGTGCTTCTGGCCCTGAGTCAGGTGGCACCACTGATAGAAAGGTGGAACCTTCGGACCTGGAAGATGGCTCGGCCTCTGACTGGCACCGAGGCTTGGATTTCATGCCTTCTCGAAATGTTCTTAGTGGAGGAGGGATTGGCCACCAGAAACGCAAGCCTGAAGTCATGCTTCCTCTCTTCACTCGGCCAGCAATGTACCCTGACCCCCACAGTCCCTtcgctatctctccagtccctggccGTGGAGGTGTCCTAAATGTCCccatttcaccagccttgtccctGACCCCCACCATGTTCTCCTACAGTCCCTCACCTGGCCTGAGCCCCTTCACCAGCAGCAGTTGCTTCTCTTTCAATCCAGAAGAAATGAAACACTACCTTCATTCTCAAGCCTGTTCTGTGTTCAACTACCATCTGAGTCCTCGGACTTTTCCTCGCTACCCAGGGCTCATGGTCCCACCGCTGCAGTGCCAAATGCATCCTGAGGAGTCTTCCCAGTTCTCTATCAAGCTGCAGCCCCCACCAGCTGGACGGAAGAACCGAGAGAGGGCAGAGAACAGTGAGGAATCCACGCACGGGTCTGCACCAACCAGTACATCCGTTCCCCCTCGAATTAAGGTAGAGCCCATCTCTGAGAAGGATTCCGAGAGCCTCAGGCATTCGAcccaagaaaaggaagaacactCCCAAGAAGTGGGCACTGTGCTGACCAGGACCATAGAAGAGGGGAAAAGCACAGTGTTTGCCCACCCCTCACCCACCTGGCCCTCTGTATCCATTAGCACCCCCAGTGATGAACCCCTAGAGGGGACTGAAGACAGTGAGGACAAGTCTGGCAAGGAGCCCAGTGTACCtgagaagaaagaagatgccCTGATGCCCCCCAAGCTTCGATTGAAGAGGCGGTGGAATGATGACCCTGAAGCCCGGGAGCTAAGTAAGACCGGCAAGTTCCTCTGGAATGGGGCAGGACCCCAAGGCCTGGCTACAGCGgccactgctgctgctgatgcTTAA
- the Etv3 gene encoding ETS translocation variant 3 isoform X2, translated as MKAGCSIVEKPEGGGGYQFPDWAYKTESSPGSRQIQLWHFILELLQKDEFRHVIAWQQGEYGEFVIKDPDEVARLWGRRKCKPQMNYDKLSRALRYYYNKRILHKTKGKRFTYKFNFNKLVMPNYPFINIRSSAVNLFLQTFPIFYETTSSPLSSECHQNHSTLDRVCSERPSL; from the exons ATGAAAGCAGGCTGTAGCATCGTGGAAAAGCCAGAAGGAGGTGGAG GGTATCAGTTTCCTGACTGGGCCTACAAAACAGAGTCATCGCCAGGCTCCAGGCAGATCCAGCTGTGGCATTTCATCCTGGAACTGCTGCAGAAGGACGAGTTCCGCCATGTCATCGCCTGGCAGCAGGGAGAGTATGGGGAGTTTGTCATCAAGGATCCAGACGAAGTGGCTCGCCTCTGGGGCCGCAGGAAGTGCAAACCACAGATGAACTATGACAAGCTGAGCCGGGCCCTCAG ATACTATTACAACAAGAGGATACTTcacaaaacaaaagggaaaaggtTTACTTACAAGTTTAACTTCAACAAGCTGGTGATGCCCAACTACCCTTTCATCAACATTCGCTCAAGTG CTGTGAACCTGTTTCTACAAACATTTCCGATTTTCTATGAAACTACAAGTTCTCCCTTATCAAGTGAATGTCATCAAAACCACAGCACCCTTGATCGTGTTTGCAGTGAAAGGCCAAGTCTCTGA